A section of the Ignavibacteriales bacterium genome encodes:
- a CDS encoding carboxypeptidase regulatory-like domain-containing protein, with the protein MKRMILKSVFAIVLGLFLVSLNKANAQDDDINLTYNISSNNIYSPGEKIAINLYSYSYDERSKNLRSIPFRFTIYKIKDVNGFYSKQSSRYNIDVFGSDSTNLTFLTDEIDSFTKKIKVENDYGYFYVNESVNVNITEKGAYLVKATNGKQVAYCGFIISSLGVISKAGNNSMLAYVVDRKSGDPITGADLNFFVGNKQIGKGNTQDGLFYQVVNPDVYEGMDNTSPFIVGKFGDDIVISDAYLYFGYGANRFYTYVFTNQPVYRTESLVEFKGTIRKNSTANYEVYANKNVTVTIKDSRYAEVYKEVLTTNDMGSFNGQFQIDKEAPLGTYWIYVNIDESNSSSASFEVEQFKKPEYKVTVNTDKGQYYGEDLMKGTVEAKYYFGSPVDGAEVEYNVYKKRYYRPWWMFSEYAWWYEDYYASLDPNSQYSGAEMIYSGTGTLNSEGKFDFEYAIKEDFKQEEDGDYWWRWWYPQSNDFQYIVQARVVDKSRREISGTTTAFVTRGGFSLASNADKYWYKSGDEVNLKVIATNFENKPVVTDFEAAIYKNRWSYYDNKNSKDYITTVSGKTMSDGVGYARFKLDNPDPNGYYTAEIKSKDERGNVIETSTYFYCSDGDFSWYYNQSGGIQIITDKDSYMKGEVCKAFIIIPTPNAHVLTATQTDNILYYKAEKFTGTSAMIDIPITEDYTSNFDISVSYVADGVFYSESKPVIVMQEDKFLTVEIDPSQEIYKPKETGELKVRVVDDNGNPVRNAEVSLGIIDESIYDIQPDLTKDIRKFFYGPRFTSVSTTFNSYNQNYGYSRLLSIYERFNIRSLKDSDLGTIKGRLLGPDDTPIAEATIVVDNDYLAGFTDNEGNFEFKLPEGDYEIGVLHSQVDEDNKVNISVKRGATKTVTLRVNAESFGELTLGDDREETMLDGNSGLITSEVTQDQIEINRPEMKKESEKLANTRGTKTGDEDSKDKSLAPVDVRSDFRDAIYWSPYQMTDADGYATVYIDYPDNLTTWRITSRVITADTKVGQNTKTVITRKDLLVRMETPRFLQQDDEVTISTIIHNYLSSDKSTKVKFTAENVELLDGGERTIELASNTDQRLDWKIKVTQPIGEAVLYAEALTDEESDAVQIKIPLQPKGLKVTESTIADFEDNSKIELKNVYIPESVDIRSAGMKFSLSPSLAGTILNALDELAGYPYGCVEQTMSRFLPTVVVANTYKELNAPISAATKDELPKMVDAGLKRLYGFQHYDGGWGWWQNDQSNPFMTAYVIYGLSLAKSAGYQIKASALSNGIIAMKNSLREDLDPTTRAYILYSLAVAEERDSKLFEEQIDKVLADREVNNYARALVAMTLQMIGDKERALTVVGDLENNVTVSGEGAAYWEGKSFHYNWQDDKVQTTAMGLKALVNVKGDSDLKNKIIRWLMNQRFGLAWRNTQETAFIIYAMVDYLKNSNELTPNYKVSVYVNNELYMEKQMTTEDIFKKDELIEIPNDKLRTGNNEIRIEKEGAGKVYFSANTSFYQSDYIVKARENGFRVEREYYKLEKYESYTDNKITYRKKYFDGTAVSGDVFLVKVRVYSKENENMNYFMLEDPIPAGCEVVKDDWAYQIEEEPNYTGYDYYWWRWWYADKDIRDNRVTFFATYLYGNSYEFSYIVRAQIPGTYTVNPAQGMLMYYTDVNGSSQDMVMRIYDK; encoded by the coding sequence ATGAAAAGGATGATTTTAAAATCGGTATTTGCCATAGTTTTGGGCTTATTTTTGGTGAGCCTAAACAAAGCAAATGCGCAGGATGACGATATTAATCTTACGTATAATATCTCATCCAACAATATATACTCCCCGGGAGAAAAAATTGCTATAAACCTCTACTCATACAGCTATGACGAGAGGTCAAAAAATTTGAGGAGCATCCCGTTCCGGTTCACAATATATAAAATTAAGGACGTGAACGGGTTTTACTCAAAGCAAAGCTCAAGATACAATATAGATGTATTCGGTAGTGACAGCACGAACCTTACCTTTCTTACCGACGAGATCGATTCATTCACAAAGAAAATAAAAGTAGAAAACGATTACGGTTATTTTTATGTGAACGAATCGGTAAATGTCAACATAACGGAAAAGGGCGCATACCTGGTAAAAGCTACAAACGGCAAACAGGTGGCATACTGCGGGTTTATTATTTCCTCATTGGGCGTGATATCAAAGGCAGGAAATAATTCAATGCTTGCATACGTAGTTGATAGAAAGAGCGGTGATCCTATAACAGGTGCAGATCTTAATTTCTTTGTCGGAAATAAGCAAATAGGAAAAGGAAATACACAGGATGGATTATTCTATCAGGTTGTAAATCCTGATGTATATGAAGGTATGGATAACACGTCACCTTTCATAGTTGGTAAATTCGGAGATGATATAGTAATATCCGATGCTTATTTGTATTTCGGATATGGTGCAAATAGATTTTACACGTATGTTTTTACGAATCAGCCGGTTTACAGAACAGAATCTTTAGTAGAGTTTAAAGGCACGATAAGAAAAAATTCAACTGCGAACTATGAAGTGTATGCAAACAAAAATGTAACGGTTACGATAAAAGATTCTCGTTATGCAGAGGTATATAAAGAGGTTCTTACGACCAATGACATGGGAAGCTTTAATGGACAGTTTCAGATAGATAAAGAAGCTCCGCTTGGCACATACTGGATATACGTAAATATCGATGAGAGTAATTCATCGAGTGCGTCTTTTGAGGTTGAGCAGTTCAAAAAACCCGAATATAAAGTGACGGTCAATACGGATAAGGGACAATATTACGGTGAGGATCTAATGAAAGGTACAGTGGAGGCAAAATACTACTTCGGAAGCCCGGTGGATGGCGCTGAGGTGGAATATAATGTTTACAAGAAAAGATATTACCGTCCATGGTGGATGTTCTCCGAGTATGCATGGTGGTATGAAGATTATTATGCAAGCCTGGATCCAAACAGCCAGTATTCCGGTGCAGAAATGATATATTCAGGCACTGGTACATTGAATAGCGAAGGTAAATTTGATTTTGAATATGCAATAAAAGAAGATTTTAAACAGGAAGAAGACGGCGACTACTGGTGGAGATGGTGGTATCCTCAATCGAATGATTTTCAGTATATAGTACAGGCAAGGGTAGTAGACAAATCGAGAAGGGAAATATCAGGTACTACGACGGCATTTGTAACCCGCGGAGGTTTTAGCCTGGCTTCGAATGCCGATAAATACTGGTATAAGTCCGGTGATGAGGTAAATTTAAAAGTAATAGCAACGAACTTCGAGAATAAGCCCGTTGTGACAGACTTTGAAGCGGCTATATATAAGAACAGGTGGAGTTATTATGATAATAAGAACAGTAAGGACTACATCACGACCGTTTCAGGTAAAACAATGAGTGATGGCGTAGGATATGCGAGATTTAAGCTGGATAACCCGGATCCGAATGGATATTACACAGCCGAGATAAAATCAAAAGATGAAAGAGGAAACGTCATCGAGACATCGACGTATTTTTATTGTTCCGATGGAGATTTCTCATGGTACTATAATCAGTCCGGAGGTATACAGATAATAACTGATAAGGACAGCTACATGAAAGGCGAGGTCTGTAAGGCATTTATAATAATACCTACACCTAACGCTCATGTTCTTACGGCAACGCAGACTGACAACATACTCTATTACAAAGCAGAGAAGTTTACCGGTACGTCAGCTATGATAGATATTCCGATTACGGAAGATTACACGTCTAATTTCGATATAAGTGTATCTTATGTCGCGGATGGTGTGTTTTATTCGGAAAGTAAACCTGTGATAGTAATGCAGGAAGATAAATTCCTTACTGTTGAAATAGATCCATCACAGGAAATATACAAGCCGAAAGAAACCGGCGAATTGAAAGTCAGAGTTGTAGACGATAATGGTAATCCGGTGCGTAATGCAGAAGTATCTCTTGGTATTATTGATGAGAGCATATATGACATTCAGCCGGATCTTACAAAGGATATAAGGAAATTCTTCTACGGACCAAGATTCACGTCCGTTAGCACTACCTTTAATTCATATAACCAGAATTACGGTTACTCAAGATTACTGAGTATATATGAGCGATTTAATATTAGGTCGCTTAAGGATTCCGATCTTGGAACAATTAAAGGACGTCTTCTTGGACCGGATGATACTCCAATTGCAGAGGCTACTATTGTAGTAGATAATGATTATCTCGCAGGCTTTACCGATAATGAGGGTAATTTTGAATTCAAACTGCCGGAGGGCGATTACGAGATCGGAGTATTGCATTCGCAGGTGGATGAAGATAATAAGGTTAATATAAGTGTCAAACGTGGTGCCACAAAAACGGTAACTTTGAGAGTAAACGCTGAAAGCTTCGGCGAGCTTACTCTCGGAGATGATAGGGAAGAAACAATGCTTGATGGAAATTCCGGTTTGATAACATCGGAAGTTACTCAAGACCAGATTGAGATAAACCGTCCCGAGATGAAAAAAGAGTCTGAAAAGCTTGCTAATACAAGAGGTACTAAAACCGGTGATGAAGATTCTAAAGATAAATCCCTTGCTCCTGTCGATGTCCGCTCCGATTTTAGGGATGCGATATACTGGTCGCCTTATCAAATGACCGACGCAGATGGGTATGCAACTGTATACATAGATTATCCGGATAACCTCACAACATGGAGAATTACTTCCAGGGTAATAACTGCGGACACGAAAGTCGGGCAGAATACCAAGACCGTTATCACAAGGAAGGATTTGCTGGTTAGAATGGAAACACCGAGATTCCTTCAGCAGGATGATGAAGTAACTATATCTACTATTATTCATAATTATCTATCTTCGGATAAGAGTACCAAAGTGAAATTCACTGCTGAGAATGTCGAATTACTCGACGGCGGTGAAAGGACTATCGAACTAGCTTCAAATACAGACCAGAGGCTCGATTGGAAGATAAAAGTTACTCAGCCGATAGGTGAGGCGGTATTATACGCAGAAGCTCTTACTGACGAGGAATCGGATGCAGTCCAGATTAAGATCCCGCTTCAGCCTAAAGGTTTGAAAGTGACGGAAAGCACGATCGCGGACTTTGAAGATAATTCAAAGATCGAGCTGAAGAATGTATATATACCCGAGAGCGTGGACATAAGGAGCGCAGGAATGAAGTTCAGCCTGTCACCATCACTCGCTGGCACGATATTGAATGCACTGGACGAACTCGCCGGCTATCCATATGGATGCGTCGAGCAGACTATGAGCAGATTCCTGCCTACGGTAGTAGTAGCAAATACCTATAAGGAGCTAAATGCACCTATTAGCGCGGCTACAAAGGATGAACTTCCTAAAATGGTGGATGCCGGTCTTAAGAGACTTTATGGATTCCAGCATTACGATGGAGGCTGGGGTTGGTGGCAAAACGACCAGTCAAATCCATTCATGACAGCTTACGTGATTTACGGGCTTTCACTTGCTAAATCAGCAGGCTATCAGATAAAAGCTAGCGCATTGAGCAATGGTATTATAGCCATGAAGAACAGCCTCAGGGAAGACCTGGATCCGACCACGAGGGCTTATATACTTTACTCTCTTGCAGTAGCCGAGGAAAGGGACAGCAAGTTGTTCGAGGAGCAGATAGACAAGGTATTAGCCGATAGGGAGGTTAATAATTATGCAAGAGCTCTTGTTGCAATGACTCTGCAAATGATTGGTGACAAAGAAAGAGCGCTGACGGTTGTAGGAGATCTGGAAAACAATGTAACAGTATCAGGTGAAGGTGCGGCTTACTGGGAAGGCAAGAGCTTCCATTATAACTGGCAGGACGACAAAGTTCAGACAACTGCTATGGGACTAAAAGCTCTTGTGAATGTAAAAGGTGACTCCGATCTAAAAAATAAGATCATAAGATGGTTAATGAACCAGAGGTTTGGTCTTGCATGGAGAAATACACAGGAGACAGCATTTATAATCTATGCTATGGTCGATTACCTCAAGAACTCAAATGAGCTGACTCCTAATTACAAAGTAAGCGTTTATGTGAATAACGAGCTGTATATGGAAAAGCAGATGACTACCGAGGATATATTTAAGAAAGATGAATTGATCGAAATCCCTAACGATAAACTACGAACCGGAAATAACGAAATAAGAATCGAAAAAGAAGGCGCTGGGAAAGTATATTTCTCTGCAAACACCAGCTTTTATCAGAGTGATTACATAGTAAAGGCACGTGAAAATGGATTTAGGGTCGAGAGGGAATATTACAAACTTGAGAAGTATGAATCATACACAGATAATAAGATCACTTATAGGAAGAAATACTTCGACGGTACTGCGGTATCAGGAGACGTATTCCTGGTTAAGGTACGAGTATATTCCAAAGAGAATGAAAATATGAACTACTTTATGCTTGAAGACCCGATCCCGGCCGGATGCGAAGTTGTAAAGGATGACTGGGCTTACCAGATCGAGGAAGAACCTAATTACACCGGGTATGACTATTACTGGTGGAGATGGTGGTATGCCGATAAGGACATAAGAGACAACAGGGTAACATTCTTCGCGACGTACCTGTACGGTAACTCATATGAATTCTCTTACATCGTAAGGGCGCAGATACCGGGCACGTATACAGTCAATCCGGCTCAGGGAATGCTGATGTATTACACAGATGTGAATGGAAGTTCGCAGGATATGGTGATGAGAATATACGATAAGTAA
- a CDS encoding DUF2461 domain-containing protein — translation MLNDLIKEPFFGFDKKAFTFMRALKNSKNNNKEWFDANRDTYEEYLKKPMRDLIDTLAIEIRKIDPDIVVNYKSIFRINRDIRFSKDKRPYKTYLSAAFAFDRVKSSEIPQFYFHFSPDEFIVAGGQYSSDPDMLKKIRKGIYQDFETYSAIINDKKFKREYGKVEGVSLTKMPKEYAHLPADTDKKLLDALKMKQFYVWKDLDKKIPLTGKIVDVVVKHIKHMYDFTKFLHEVSK, via the coding sequence ATGCTGAATGATTTAATAAAGGAGCCTTTTTTTGGGTTCGATAAAAAAGCCTTTACCTTTATGAGGGCTTTAAAGAACTCGAAAAATAACAATAAAGAGTGGTTCGACGCTAATAGGGATACCTATGAGGAGTACCTTAAAAAACCAATGCGCGACCTGATAGACACCCTTGCCATAGAAATACGAAAGATAGATCCGGATATTGTGGTCAACTATAAATCGATCTTCCGCATAAACAGGGACATTAGATTTTCAAAGGATAAGCGTCCCTACAAGACATACCTTTCAGCCGCGTTTGCCTTTGACAGGGTAAAGTCTTCGGAAATACCGCAGTTCTATTTCCATTTCAGTCCCGATGAATTTATTGTTGCCGGAGGACAATACAGCTCCGATCCGGATATGCTGAAAAAGATCCGAAAGGGTATCTACCAGGATTTTGAAACATATTCAGCTATCATAAACGATAAAAAATTTAAGCGTGAATACGGAAAGGTCGAGGGGGTTAGCCTTACAAAAATGCCGAAAGAATACGCACACCTCCCTGCCGATACAGATAAAAAACTCCTCGATGCGTTGAAAATGAAACAGTTTTACGTTTGGAAAGACCTGGACAAGAAGATTCCTCTCACAGGAAAGATAGTCGATGTTGTCGTAAAACATATTAAGCATATGTACGATTTTACAAAATTCCTTCATGAAGTAAGCAAATAA